Proteins from one Suncus etruscus isolate mSunEtr1 chromosome 3, mSunEtr1.pri.cur, whole genome shotgun sequence genomic window:
- the LRRN2 gene encoding leucine-rich repeat neuronal protein 2 — MMLLVAPLLLAWVAGATAAVPVVPWRVPCPPQCACQIRPWYTPRSSYREATTVDCNDLFLTAVPTALPVGTQTLLLQSNSIVRIEQAELSYLVNLTELDLSQNSFSDAQDCDLRALRQLLSLHLEENQLTRLEDQSFAGLASLQELYLNHNQLYRIAPRAFAGLSRLLRLHLNSNLLRAVDSRWFETLPNLEILMIGGNKVDAILDMNFRPLSNLRSLVLAGMGLREISNYALEGLQSLESLSFYDNQLVRVPRRALEQVPGLKFLDLNKNPLQRVGPGDFTNMLHLKELGLNNMDELVSIDKLALVNLPELTKLDVTNNPRLSFIHPRAFHRLPRMETLMLNNNALSALHRQTVASLPHLQEVGLHGNPIRCDCVIRWANTTGTRVRFIEPQSTLCAEPPELQRWPVREVPFREMTDHCLPLISPRSFPASLQVVSGESLVLHCRALAEPEPEIYWVTPAGVRLTSAHAGRRFRVYPEGTLELRRVTAEEAGLYTCVAQNLVGADTKTVHVAVGRTPVQPGHKPGQVLELRVQEAHPHHILLSWVPPLNTISTNLSWSSTSSLHGQESAATARLPRGTHSYNITRLSPATEYWACVQVAFADSHTQLACVWARTTAARPCHRALVDQPGPIAILALAILLLATGLVAHFGTSQPRPGAGRQPLLPVWAFWGWGEPSVRVVSAPQVQLWNPGRKPSRYPAGETLQPPLSQSSGSQACFQQ, encoded by the coding sequence ATGATGCTTCTCGTAGCCCCCCTCCTGCTAGCTTGGGTAGCCGGTGCAACGGCCGCTGTGCCAGTGGTGCCCTGGCGGGTGCCCTGCCCACCACAGTGTGCCTGCCAGATACGGCCCTGGTACACGCCCCGCTCGTCCTACCGCGAGGCCACCACCGTGGACTGCAATGACCTCTTCCTGACAGCCGTGCCCACCGCACTGCCCGTAGGCACCCAGACCCTGCTGCTTCAAAGCAACAGCATCGTGCGCATTGAGCAGGCGGAGCTCAGCTACCTGGTCAATCTTACCGAGCTGGACCTGTCCCAGAATAGCTTTTCGGATGCCCAGGATTGCGACCTCCGCGCCCTGCGCCAGTTGCTGAGCCTGCACCTAGAGGAGAACCAGCTGACGAGGCTGGAGGACCAGAGCTTTGCGGGGCTGGCCAGCTTGCAGGAGCTCTACCTCAACCACAACCAGCTCTACCGCATCGCACCCCGCGCCTTCGCTGGCCTAAGCCGCCTACTGCGGCTGCACCTCAACTCTAATCTGCTGCGGGCGGTGGACAGCCGCTGGTTCGAGACGCTGCCCAACCTGGAGATACTCATGATTGGCGGCAACAAGGTGGATGCCATCCTGGACATGAACTTCCGACCCCTGTCCAATCTGCGCAGCCTGGTGCTAGCGGGCATGGGGCTGCGGGAGATCTCCAACTACGCCCTGGAGGGGCTGCAGAGCCTGGAGAGCCTCTCGTTCTATGACAACCAACTGGTCCGGGTGCCCCGGCGGGCACTAGAGCAGGTGCCTGGGCTCAAGTTCCTGGACTTGAACAAGAACCCTCTCCAGCGGGTGGGCCCTGGAGACTTCACCAACATGCTGCACCTCAAGGAACTGGGGCTGAACAACATGGACGAGCTGGTGTCCATCGACAAGTTGGCCCTGGTCAACCTCCCAGAGCTAACCAAGCTGGATGTGACCAACAACCCCCGGCTGTCCTTCATCCACCCGCGCGCCTTTCACCGCCTGCCCAGGATGGAGACGCTCATGCTCAACAACAACGCACTCAGTGCCTTGCACCGGCAGACCGTGGCATCCCTGCCCCACCTGCAGGAGGTAGGTCTCCACGGAAACCCCATCCGCTGCGACTGCGTCATCCGCTGGGCCAACACCACGGGCACCCGTGTGCGCTTCATTGAGCCCCAGTCCACCCTGTGTGCGGAGCCACCTGAGCTGCAGCGCTGGCCAGTGCGGGAGGTGCCCTTCCGGGAGATGACAGATCACTGCTTGCCTCTCATCTCACCCCGTAGTTTCCCTGCCAGCCTGCAGGTGGTCAGCGGCGAGAGCCTGGTACTGCACTGCCGAGCTTTGGCTGAGCCGGAACCGGAGATCTACTGGGTCACACCAGCTGGCGTTCGCCTGACTTCGGCTCACGCTGGCCGGAGATTCCGGGTGTACCCTGAGGGGACCCTGGAGCTGCGGAGGGTGACAGCAGAAGAAGCTGGGCTCTATACATGTGTGGCCCAGAACCTGGTGGGAGCGGACACCAAGACGGTCCATGTGGCTGTGGGCCGGACTCCAGTCCAGCCAGGCCACAAGCCGGGCCAGGTGCTGGAGCTGCGGGTGCAGGAGGCTCACCCTCACCACATCCTGCTCTCCTGGGTACCCCCACTCAATACCATCTCCACCAACCTTAGCTGGTCTAGCACCTCCTCCCTTCATGGCCAGGAGTCGGCAGCCACTGCCCGACTGCCTCGGGGCACCCATAGCTACAATATCACCCGCCTTTCGCCGGCCACCGAGTACTGGGCCTGTGTGCAAGTGGCCTTTGCAGACTCACACACCCAGCTGGCTTGTGTGTGGGCCAGGACGACAGCGGCTAGACCTTGCCACAGGGCCTTAGTGGACCAACCTGGGCCCATAGCCATCCTGGCCCTTGCCATTCTCCTGCTGGCCACTGGGCTAGTGGCCCACTTTGGCACTAGCCAACCCAGGCCAGGGGCAGGCAGGCAGCCTCTGCTTCCAGTCTGGGCTTTCTGGGGCTGGGGTGAGCCCTCGGTCCGGGTGGTGTCTGCACCCCAAGTACAACTCTGGAATCCAGGGAGGAAGCCATCCAGGTACCCAGCAGGGGAGACATTGCAACCACCATTGTCACAGTCATCAGGAAGCCAGGCCTGTTTCCAGCAGTAG